A genome region from Thermococcus onnurineus NA1 includes the following:
- a CDS encoding KaiC domain-containing protein — protein MIRRVKTGIPGMDEVLHGGIPGRNVVLLSGGPGTGKSIFSQQFLWNGLQNGEPGIYVALEEHPIQVRQNMAQFGWDVRKYEEEGLFAMVDAFTAGIGKSKEYEKYIVHDLTDIREFIDVLRTAIKDIGAKRVVIDSVTTLYINKPAVARSVVMQLKRVLAGLGVTSILVSQISVGERGFGGPGVEHGVDGIIRLDLDEIDGELKRSLIVWKMRGTSHSMRRHPFEITDKGIVVYPDKVLKRKTVVELE, from the coding sequence ATGATTAGGAGGGTGAAGACGGGCATCCCTGGAATGGATGAGGTTCTCCACGGGGGAATTCCCGGGAGGAATGTGGTTCTGCTCAGCGGCGGCCCAGGAACGGGCAAGTCTATCTTCAGCCAGCAGTTCCTCTGGAACGGCTTACAAAACGGCGAGCCTGGAATATATGTGGCTCTGGAAGAGCACCCCATCCAGGTCAGGCAGAACATGGCCCAGTTCGGCTGGGACGTCAGGAAGTACGAGGAGGAAGGTCTTTTTGCCATGGTTGACGCCTTCACAGCTGGAATCGGTAAGAGCAAGGAGTATGAGAAATACATCGTCCACGACCTTACCGACATCCGCGAGTTTATAGACGTCCTCAGAACGGCCATCAAGGACATCGGTGCCAAGAGGGTCGTTATAGACTCGGTTACGACCCTCTACATCAACAAGCCTGCCGTGGCGAGGAGCGTGGTTATGCAGCTCAAAAGGGTTTTGGCTGGCCTGGGGGTTACGAGCATACTCGTCAGTCAGATAAGCGTCGGTGAGCGCGGCTTTGGTGGACCCGGTGTTGAGCACGGTGTTGATGGAATAATCCGTCTTGACCTTGACGAGATAGACGGCGAGCTGAAGCGCTCACTTATTGTCTGGAAGATGCGCGGAACGAGCCACTCCATGAGGAGGCACCCCTTTGAGATAACCGACAAGGGAATAGTCGTCTATCCCGACAAGGTTCTGAAGAGGAAGACAGTTGTTGAGCTCGAGTGA
- a CDS encoding PUA domain-containing protein produces MSMSELRYRRASAWEYDLILREAEKYGELKHHTFAIVEGKFRDVYAVNERVWREIENLKIRPYAYGTFVGTIKVDKNLVEKFYPNVEFFYFVDIQKNYAVLSPKAGFLFTTGKDVPRSGVRKYGWQGTKKLVVFDENGIILGIGRINPEGRNKFILNVTDVGEFLRRKR; encoded by the coding sequence ATGTCGATGAGTGAACTCCGCTACAGGCGAGCCTCCGCATGGGAGTATGACCTGATCCTCCGCGAGGCGGAGAAGTACGGTGAACTTAAGCACCACACCTTCGCGATAGTCGAAGGAAAATTTCGGGACGTTTATGCGGTAAATGAGAGAGTTTGGCGGGAGATAGAGAATCTCAAGATCAGGCCCTACGCCTACGGCACCTTTGTCGGCACTATCAAGGTTGACAAAAACCTCGTTGAGAAGTTCTATCCCAACGTCGAGTTCTTTTATTTTGTCGACATCCAAAAGAACTACGCGGTTCTGAGCCCAAAGGCCGGCTTTCTCTTCACAACCGGCAAAGATGTCCCGAGGAGCGGTGTCAGGAAGTATGGCTGGCAGGGGACTAAAAAGCTGGTTGTTTTTGACGAGAACGGGATAATCCTTGGTATAGGAAGGATAAATCCAGAGGGCCGGAACAAGTTCATCCTGAACGTCACGGACGTGGGCGAGTTCTTGAGGAGGAAGAGATAA
- a CDS encoding tRNA uridine(34) 5-carboxymethylaminomethyl modification radical SAM/GNAT enzyme Elp3 — protein sequence MGGSDNFRRAVEELARAVLAGEIKTRDELNRYKIIVSRKYHLSKIPGNSDILKAIPEEERDRFRDLLRRKPTRTISGVAVVAMMTKPFPCPHGRCIYCPGGPSVGSPQSYTGKEPSALRAVQSAYHPYIIMMRRLKQLTDIGHDVDKVEVIIQGGTFPAVDLDYQEWFIKCAFKAMNDFPHFRDIENLEEKLVRLIVHGDKSVLDEDPKFKEAWEKTHRKPYYYLEDEQRKNEKANVRMVGLTIETRPDWAFERQIDRMLKLGTTRVELGVQTIFNFIHERTKRGHGVEEIVKATQLLRDAGLKINYHIMPGLPGSNFERDLYTFRAIFEDARFRPDMLKVYPTLITADAPLYRWWKEGKYRPYRTEEAVELLVEAYKLFPKWVRVMRIQRDIPAKLIVDGVKHSNLGQLVFNELIKRGIRPREIRFREVGHMMQKFGVEPEMEHIELLREDYDAAGGKEIFLSFEDTKNDILIGFLRLRIPSEKAHRKEINCCPSAIVRELHVYGPLVPIGGKPKYEWQHRGYGRELLAEAERIAREEFDVKKMLVISGVGVREYYRKFGYRKNGPYVAKRLDKSYADFGKSKSFDAHLNT from the coding sequence ATGGGTGGGAGTGACAACTTCAGGCGAGCGGTTGAGGAGCTTGCGAGGGCAGTTTTGGCGGGCGAGATTAAAACGCGGGACGAGCTTAACCGCTACAAGATAATCGTCTCTAGGAAGTATCACCTCTCCAAAATTCCCGGCAACTCGGACATCTTGAAGGCTATACCTGAGGAAGAGCGCGACCGCTTTAGGGATCTGCTCCGGAGGAAGCCAACCAGAACGATAAGCGGCGTTGCAGTCGTTGCCATGATGACCAAGCCTTTCCCCTGTCCCCACGGACGCTGCATCTACTGCCCGGGCGGTCCGAGCGTTGGCTCTCCTCAGAGCTATACTGGAAAAGAACCTTCCGCTCTGAGGGCCGTCCAGAGCGCTTACCACCCCTATATCATCATGATGCGCAGGCTAAAGCAGCTCACTGACATAGGCCACGACGTGGACAAGGTCGAGGTCATAATCCAGGGTGGAACTTTTCCAGCGGTTGATCTGGATTACCAGGAATGGTTCATCAAGTGCGCCTTCAAGGCCATGAACGACTTCCCGCACTTCAGGGACATAGAAAACCTCGAGGAGAAGCTTGTCCGCCTGATAGTCCACGGAGATAAGTCCGTCCTTGACGAGGATCCGAAGTTCAAGGAGGCCTGGGAGAAGACGCACAGAAAGCCCTACTATTATCTCGAAGATGAGCAGAGGAAGAACGAGAAGGCTAATGTGAGGATGGTCGGATTAACGATAGAGACCCGCCCGGACTGGGCCTTCGAAAGGCAGATTGACAGGATGCTCAAGCTGGGAACGACGCGCGTTGAGCTCGGTGTTCAGACGATTTTCAACTTCATCCACGAGAGGACCAAGCGCGGCCACGGTGTTGAGGAGATAGTTAAGGCTACCCAGCTCCTCCGCGACGCTGGGTTGAAGATAAACTACCACATAATGCCTGGTCTGCCCGGGAGCAACTTCGAGAGGGATTTGTACACCTTCAGAGCAATATTCGAGGATGCTCGCTTCAGGCCGGACATGCTGAAGGTATACCCGACCCTTATTACCGCCGACGCTCCTCTCTACCGCTGGTGGAAGGAAGGTAAATACCGGCCATACCGCACGGAGGAAGCCGTTGAGCTTCTCGTCGAGGCCTACAAGCTCTTCCCCAAGTGGGTTCGCGTCATGAGAATCCAGCGCGACATCCCGGCAAAGCTCATCGTCGACGGCGTCAAGCACTCCAACCTTGGACAGCTTGTCTTCAACGAGCTGATTAAGAGAGGAATTCGTCCGAGGGAGATTAGGTTTAGAGAGGTTGGCCATATGATGCAGAAGTTCGGTGTGGAGCCCGAGATGGAGCACATCGAGCTTCTTAGGGAGGACTACGATGCAGCTGGCGGTAAAGAGATATTCCTCAGTTTTGAGGATACGAAGAATGACATCCTCATAGGCTTCCTCCGCCTGAGGATTCCGAGTGAAAAAGCCCATCGGAAGGAGATAAACTGCTGTCCTTCGGCCATTGTCAGGGAGCTCCATGTCTACGGTCCGCTCGTGCCGATTGGCGGGAAACCGAAGTACGAGTGGCAGCACCGCGGCTATGGACGGGAGCTTCTTGCTGAGGCGGAGAGGATTGCCCGCGAGGAGTTTGACGTCAAGAAAATGCTTGTCATAAGCGGCGTAGGTGTGAGGGAGTATTACCGTAAGTTTGGCTATCGGAAGAACGGTCCGTACGTTGCCAAAAGGCTTGACAAAAGCTACGCAGACTTTGGCAAGAGCAAAAGCTTCGATGCACACTTAAACACTTAA
- a CDS encoding YkgJ family cysteine cluster protein produces the protein MRFKPKPFKEPVKFRCLYCLDCCRGRFIYLTLKDIQKIAEAGYDPQDFVLMVPGGDKVRFVMAYREWDLGCVFHDPETGKCRIHDRNPVICRIYPFMVSRKPLGVEGEEPFEYKGERFWLYYDESCPGINSEEPEMVITPEEIAGLGIEFEHELETTDMEGFLKLLEELDRED, from the coding sequence ATGCGCTTTAAACCAAAACCCTTCAAGGAGCCCGTAAAGTTCAGGTGTCTCTACTGCTTGGACTGCTGCAGGGGGAGGTTCATCTATCTAACCCTTAAGGATATACAGAAAATAGCCGAGGCTGGCTACGACCCGCAAGACTTCGTTCTTATGGTTCCCGGCGGTGATAAGGTTCGCTTCGTCATGGCCTACCGTGAATGGGACCTCGGCTGCGTCTTTCACGACCCTGAGACGGGCAAGTGCAGAATCCATGACAGAAATCCCGTAATCTGCCGCATATACCCGTTCATGGTCTCCAGAAAGCCCCTGGGAGTTGAGGGGGAGGAGCCCTTCGAGTATAAAGGCGAAAGGTTTTGGCTCTACTACGATGAGAGCTGCCCCGGAATAAACTCGGAGGAACCTGAGATGGTCATAACCCCGGAGGAGATAGCTGGGCTTGGCATCGAGTTTGAGCATGAATTAGAGACGACGGATATGGAGGGTTTTCTCAAACTGCTTGAGGAACTCGACCGAGAAGATTAA
- the speD gene encoding adenosylmethionine decarboxylase yields the protein METIGFHYVVEAAGCDPEILGNADKIRQIFLEAAKVGKMEVKASYFFKFSPTGVSGVVIVAESHISIHTWPEKGYAALDVYTCGTTADPEKAVDYILDKIKAQYAHVSEIKRGIEEDDETFTHMILTWEEKLERKNGDEKS from the coding sequence ATGGAGACGATAGGGTTTCACTACGTGGTTGAGGCTGCAGGCTGCGATCCAGAGATCCTCGGTAACGCTGACAAGATAAGACAGATATTCCTCGAGGCTGCCAAAGTAGGCAAAATGGAGGTCAAAGCGAGCTATTTCTTCAAGTTCTCACCGACCGGTGTCAGCGGAGTGGTCATAGTTGCAGAGAGCCACATCTCGATTCACACCTGGCCGGAGAAGGGCTACGCCGCTCTCGACGTCTACACCTGTGGAACCACCGCGGATCCGGAAAAAGCCGTTGACTACATCCTCGACAAGATAAAGGCCCAGTATGCTCACGTTTCAGAGATCAAGAGAGGTATCGAGGAGGACGACGAGACCTTCACCCACATGATTCTTACCTGGGAAGAGAAGCTCGAGAGAAAGAACGGAGATGAGAAGAGCTGA
- a CDS encoding Nif3-like dinuclear metal center hexameric protein has translation MVARDEIVAFLNEYLNINAFPDKSKNGLQVEGKEEVERIAFAVDTTLRTIKRAARAKADMMIVHHGMIWGGIDYVTGVTYRRLKALFDAGINLYVAHVPLDAHPEVGNNVQLLKLLGLEPKEPFGEYGGVTIGYIGEFEETKPVEEVAQVLAEKLDTTVKTYEFGVREIRRVGAITGAGGFALEEAKRKNVDLFVLGEFTHANYLTALDLGISVAVAGHYKTETLGVKALMPLVKEKFDVEVFFIDEPTGL, from the coding sequence ATGGTCGCGCGAGACGAGATAGTCGCATTTCTCAACGAATACCTCAACATTAATGCCTTCCCTGACAAGTCAAAGAACGGTCTCCAGGTAGAGGGAAAGGAGGAAGTTGAGAGGATAGCCTTTGCCGTTGACACGACGCTCAGAACGATAAAGAGAGCCGCCAGGGCCAAAGCTGACATGATGATAGTCCACCACGGCATGATATGGGGTGGCATAGACTACGTGACTGGAGTGACATACCGCAGGCTTAAGGCGCTCTTCGATGCTGGCATAAACCTCTACGTCGCCCACGTGCCTTTAGATGCCCACCCTGAGGTCGGAAACAACGTCCAACTACTCAAACTTCTCGGGCTTGAACCGAAGGAGCCCTTCGGCGAGTACGGAGGGGTCACGATAGGTTATATCGGGGAGTTTGAGGAGACAAAGCCGGTGGAGGAAGTGGCACAGGTTCTCGCGGAGAAGCTGGACACGACAGTTAAGACCTACGAGTTCGGGGTGAGGGAGATAAGACGCGTTGGAGCCATAACAGGCGCTGGCGGCTTTGCACTGGAGGAAGCAAAGAGAAAGAACGTTGACCTATTCGTTCTCGGAGAGTTTACACACGCCAACTATTTAACCGCCTTGGATCTTGGGATAAGCGTCGCGGTTGCCGGCCACTACAAGACAGAAACGCTCGGCGTAAAGGCGCTGATGCCGCTCGTTAAAGAGAAGTTCGACGTTGAGGTTTTCTTCATCGACGAGCCAACTGGACTTTGA
- a CDS encoding protein translocase subunit SecF, producing MSKSKTKDIPTAGEAVRAKKRQKLSFLARMEYKKMITYPMVVFIVALILLAINFPTLGIDLQGGVVVTAYGIDANPDELAKYISDQIGVDVRVESFTGVDTNGVRVYAPVGTDALKIIDVMKVRYPDAEYTHSEVQPTFGKISQQQGIRALIFAFIAMAVVVFLFFRNLVPSLTIIFSALSDMTIAVAMMGIFGIQLTTATIAALLMLIGYTVDSNILLTTKLLKRKEDTIEDAYLAAVSTGFTMSTTTLGALFILWLISTSQTIDNIAIVLIFGLLADFMNTWMLNAGVLRWYLDRNTVRGGNE from the coding sequence ATGTCGAAGTCTAAAACCAAGGACATTCCCACCGCCGGGGAAGCTGTCCGCGCTAAAAAGCGACAGAAGCTGAGCTTCCTCGCAAGAATGGAATACAAAAAAATGATTACCTACCCGATGGTGGTCTTTATAGTCGCCCTGATTCTTCTCGCAATTAACTTCCCTACGTTGGGAATAGACCTCCAGGGCGGTGTGGTGGTTACGGCCTATGGAATAGACGCAAACCCTGACGAGCTGGCTAAGTACATAAGCGACCAGATCGGCGTCGACGTGAGGGTTGAGAGCTTCACCGGCGTTGATACCAATGGTGTCAGGGTTTACGCTCCGGTTGGAACAGACGCCCTCAAGATAATCGATGTGATGAAGGTCAGATATCCAGACGCGGAGTACACACACAGCGAAGTTCAGCCAACCTTTGGTAAGATTTCGCAGCAACAGGGAATAAGGGCCCTTATCTTTGCGTTCATTGCAATGGCTGTCGTTGTGTTCCTGTTCTTCAGGAACCTCGTCCCGTCGCTCACGATAATCTTCTCGGCCCTCTCGGACATGACAATAGCGGTTGCTATGATGGGGATTTTTGGGATCCAGCTCACCACCGCGACGATAGCTGCACTGCTCATGCTCATTGGTTATACTGTCGATAGCAACATCCTCCTTACCACGAAACTCCTTAAGAGGAAGGAGGACACTATTGAGGATGCATACCTCGCGGCGGTCTCCACTGGATTCACCATGAGCACAACGACTCTCGGTGCACTCTTTATCCTCTGGCTCATATCAACATCCCAGACCATAGACAACATAGCGATAGTCCTCATCTTCGGTCTCCTCGCGGACTTCATGAACACATGGATGCTCAACGCCGGAGTGTTGAGGTGGTACCTTGACAGAAACACCGTCAGGGGTGGTAACGAATGA